The Corynebacterium confusum genome has a window encoding:
- a CDS encoding NAD(P)H-dependent glycerol-3-phosphate dehydrogenase, whose amino-acid sequence MVRVAVMGAGSWGTTLAKVFADAGNSVRLWVRRPELAATIQETHRNADYLPDIELPATIAPTTEPENALADAEIVVLAVPSQTLRENLDAWSQHLPDDATVVSISKGVESSSLQRMSQVIAGSGVDAERIAVLSGPNLAREIALEQPAATVIACEDESRAELVQAAVATNYLRPYTNTDVIGCEIGGACKNVIALACGIASGKGLGNNTLASLITRGLAEISRLGVQLGADPRTFAGLAGLGDLVATCSSELSRNRTFGYRLGQGGTLEEAKAATNGQVAEGVISSDSVFRLAQQHNIDMPITHSVYGVCHRGVAVEEMIVALMGRSKKSE is encoded by the coding sequence ATGGTCCGAGTTGCAGTGATGGGGGCTGGTTCGTGGGGCACCACGCTGGCCAAGGTCTTCGCCGATGCCGGCAACAGCGTCCGGCTCTGGGTCCGCCGGCCGGAGCTGGCCGCAACCATCCAGGAGACCCACCGCAACGCCGATTATCTGCCGGACATCGAGCTGCCCGCCACCATCGCCCCAACGACCGAGCCGGAAAACGCGCTTGCCGATGCCGAAATCGTCGTCCTCGCCGTACCCTCCCAGACCCTGCGCGAAAACCTGGACGCCTGGTCGCAGCACCTGCCTGACGATGCCACCGTGGTCTCCATCTCCAAGGGCGTGGAGTCGAGCTCGCTGCAGCGGATGAGCCAGGTGATTGCGGGCTCCGGCGTGGACGCCGAGCGCATCGCCGTGCTCTCGGGCCCGAACCTGGCCAGGGAGATCGCGCTGGAGCAGCCTGCGGCCACCGTCATCGCTTGCGAGGACGAGTCCCGCGCCGAGCTGGTCCAGGCCGCCGTGGCCACCAATTACCTGCGGCCCTACACCAACACCGACGTCATCGGCTGCGAAATCGGCGGCGCCTGCAAAAACGTCATCGCCCTAGCCTGCGGCATCGCCTCCGGCAAGGGGCTGGGCAACAACACCCTGGCCTCCCTGATTACCCGCGGCCTGGCCGAAATCAGCCGCCTGGGCGTTCAGCTGGGCGCCGATCCGCGCACCTTCGCCGGCCTGGCCGGCCTGGGCGACCTAGTCGCGACTTGCAGCTCCGAGCTGTCGCGTAACCGTACCTTCGGCTACCGCCTGGGGCAGGGCGGAACCCTGGAGGAGGCCAAGGCCGCCACCAACGGCCAGGTCGCCGAGGGCGTTATCTCCTCGGACTCGGTCTTCCGTCTGGCGCAGCAGCACAACATTGACATGCCCATTACCCATTCGGTCTACGGGGTGTGCCACCGCGGGGTCGCGGTGGAGGAAATGATCGTCGCATTGATGGGTCGGTCCAAGAAGTCGGAGTAG
- a CDS encoding ATP-dependent DNA helicase RecG: MLGWRDERKLSEVLDPKQARRLEAAFGYTTCGQLLEHYPRDYMRHGYDVGIADAAEGDHVTLSGVITRTDFRPTSRRGVLRVFLDNGLVVSFFNPTFQRKFLQRGRRAMFSGKLQFFRGTPQLQHPDFVMLDSHDGTVAGSGALRGLASAGELEEVLSQWEWIPVYPASEKAPSWLIMMAVKRVLDTLPPVPEPLDQRQMVSFDTALRQVHQPGPAGPQRAIQRLKYNEALGIGLVMALRHRDVQSHRAKPLPPLDDGFRAELLGNLPFELTNGQKRVTADISHDMTQEAPMARLLQGEVGSGKTMVSVLAMLQAADAGFQAALLAPTEVLAAQHYESVTATVPADVKVVCLTGSMKAAEKRQALLDIVSGDADIVIGTHAIIQDKVEFFDLGLVVVDEQHRFGVEQREALRTKSHPGFSPHLLVMTATPIPRTVAMTVFADLAVSTLTELPGGRKPIQTSVVPEWMPSWVSRALERIREEVAAGHQAYIVCPQIEGEGGVEAVSEQLAHGPLKDLRVGLLHGRMPDKDERMAAFARGEIDVLVATTVVEVGVDVPNATVMLIRNAENFGVSQLHQLRGRVGRGGNASVCLLHTLAEEGTPAFNRVQAVAATNSGFELAELDLAQRQEGDVLGTEQSGTRRSLKLLNLLRDRDIIERSHADAFALVERNPDLALKLTQEMNADKLSYLEKS, translated from the coding sequence ATGCTGGGGTGGCGCGATGAACGAAAGCTGTCGGAGGTCTTGGACCCGAAGCAGGCGCGCCGGTTGGAGGCGGCCTTCGGCTACACCACCTGCGGGCAGCTGCTGGAGCACTACCCGCGCGACTATATGCGCCACGGCTACGACGTGGGCATCGCCGATGCCGCCGAAGGCGACCACGTCACCCTCTCGGGCGTTATCACCCGCACCGACTTCCGGCCCACCAGCCGCCGCGGGGTGCTGCGTGTCTTCTTGGACAACGGCCTGGTGGTGAGCTTTTTCAACCCGACGTTCCAGCGCAAATTCCTCCAGCGCGGGCGCCGGGCTATGTTCTCCGGCAAGCTGCAGTTTTTCCGCGGGACCCCGCAGTTGCAGCACCCGGACTTTGTGATGCTCGATAGCCACGACGGCACGGTGGCCGGGTCCGGGGCCCTGCGCGGGCTGGCCAGCGCGGGCGAGCTCGAGGAGGTCTTGAGCCAGTGGGAGTGGATCCCGGTCTACCCGGCCTCGGAGAAGGCGCCTTCGTGGCTCATCATGATGGCGGTCAAGCGCGTCCTCGACACGCTGCCTCCGGTGCCCGAACCGCTCGACCAGCGGCAGATGGTTAGCTTCGACACCGCGCTGCGCCAGGTCCACCAGCCCGGGCCGGCTGGCCCGCAGCGCGCCATCCAGCGGCTGAAGTACAACGAGGCGCTGGGCATCGGGCTGGTGATGGCCCTACGGCACCGCGACGTGCAGTCGCACCGGGCCAAGCCACTGCCGCCGCTGGACGACGGCTTCCGCGCCGAACTACTGGGCAACCTCCCCTTCGAGCTGACCAACGGGCAAAAGCGCGTGACCGCGGACATCTCCCACGACATGACCCAGGAGGCGCCGATGGCCCGGCTCCTGCAAGGCGAGGTCGGCTCCGGCAAGACGATGGTCTCCGTACTCGCCATGCTGCAGGCCGCTGATGCCGGCTTCCAGGCCGCCCTGCTCGCGCCGACGGAGGTGCTTGCCGCGCAGCACTACGAGTCCGTGACCGCCACCGTCCCCGCGGATGTCAAGGTAGTCTGCTTGACCGGCTCGATGAAGGCCGCCGAGAAGCGCCAGGCGCTGCTGGACATCGTCTCCGGGGACGCGGACATCGTCATCGGCACGCACGCCATCATCCAGGACAAGGTGGAGTTTTTCGACCTGGGGCTGGTCGTCGTCGATGAGCAGCACCGCTTCGGCGTCGAGCAGCGCGAGGCCCTGCGCACCAAGTCCCACCCGGGCTTCAGCCCGCACCTGCTGGTGATGACCGCGACCCCCATCCCGCGCACGGTGGCGATGACCGTCTTCGCCGATCTGGCCGTCTCCACGCTGACGGAGCTGCCGGGCGGGCGCAAGCCCATCCAGACCTCCGTGGTGCCCGAGTGGATGCCGTCCTGGGTCTCGCGGGCGCTCGAGCGCATCCGCGAGGAGGTCGCGGCCGGCCACCAGGCCTATATCGTCTGCCCGCAGATCGAGGGCGAGGGCGGCGTCGAGGCCGTGTCCGAGCAGCTGGCCCACGGGCCGCTCAAAGACCTGCGCGTCGGGCTGCTGCACGGGCGCATGCCGGACAAGGACGAGCGGATGGCCGCGTTCGCCCGCGGCGAAATCGACGTGCTCGTGGCGACCACCGTGGTAGAAGTCGGCGTCGACGTGCCCAACGCCACCGTGATGCTCATCCGCAACGCGGAGAACTTCGGCGTCTCGCAGCTGCACCAGCTGCGCGGGCGCGTCGGCCGCGGCGGAAACGCCTCGGTCTGCCTGCTGCACACGCTCGCCGAGGAGGGAACCCCGGCCTTTAATCGCGTCCAGGCCGTCGCCGCCACGAACTCGGGCTTCGAGTTGGCCGAGCTGGACCTGGCCCAGCGCCAGGAGGGCGACGTGCTGGGCACCGAGCAGTCCGGCACCCGCCGCAGCCTCAAGCTGCTCAACCTGCTGCGCGACCGCGACATCATCGAGCGCAGCCACGCCGACGCCTTCGCCTTGGTCGAGCGCAACCCGGATCTGGCGCTCAAGCTGACCCAGGAGATGAACGCGGACAAACTCAGCTACCTGGAGAAGAGTTAA
- a CDS encoding DUF3515 domain-containing protein, translating to MDSPGNQFNRTAVYALLAVSLSLIVAVLFGTKYYFSTVAREPVAMSPVSSQEASSAECAAVVGNLPGNLYGHERSDIVEPVPDGVAAWATISAESTTLRCGVDLPLQYTPYSETTEASGAQWLQVRDMTPGSTLTTWYTVDRAPVVAVTTHDDGQPDGLEEALGQLKQEDQQPHAAPLSQLQAADGETRAPCRALDVALPDTLAEDYQRQRELPEGTAAGTAVWTAPGREAIVLRCGVEPAPGYAAGEQVQQVNDVPWFEDTTLAPGTTASTWFALGQDTDIAAHLPQDVADSVLVELGDALGAAD from the coding sequence ATGGACTCTCCGGGTAACCAATTTAACCGCACCGCAGTCTACGCGCTGCTGGCTGTCTCCTTAAGCCTTATCGTGGCGGTCCTGTTCGGGACCAAGTACTACTTTTCCACGGTGGCGCGGGAGCCGGTGGCGATGTCGCCGGTGTCGTCGCAGGAGGCGTCGTCGGCCGAGTGCGCCGCGGTGGTCGGCAACCTGCCGGGCAATCTCTACGGCCACGAGCGCTCCGACATCGTCGAGCCCGTGCCGGACGGGGTGGCCGCCTGGGCGACCATCTCCGCCGAGTCCACCACGCTGCGCTGCGGCGTCGACCTGCCGTTGCAGTACACGCCCTACTCCGAGACCACCGAGGCCAGCGGCGCGCAGTGGCTGCAGGTCCGCGACATGACGCCGGGGTCGACCCTGACAACGTGGTACACCGTCGACCGCGCCCCAGTCGTGGCGGTGACTACCCACGACGACGGCCAGCCCGACGGCCTGGAGGAGGCCCTGGGCCAGCTCAAGCAGGAGGACCAGCAGCCGCACGCGGCTCCCCTGTCCCAGCTCCAGGCCGCCGACGGGGAGACTCGTGCCCCCTGCCGCGCCCTCGATGTTGCCCTGCCGGACACCTTGGCCGAGGACTACCAGCGCCAGCGCGAGCTGCCGGAGGGCACCGCCGCGGGCACGGCCGTGTGGACCGCACCGGGCCGCGAGGCAATCGTGCTGCGCTGCGGGGTGGAGCCGGCGCCGGGCTATGCGGCCGGCGAGCAGGTCCAACAGGTCAACGACGTGCCCTGGTTCGAAGACACCACCCTGGCGCCGGGCACGACGGCCAGCACCTGGTTCGCGTTGGGCCAGGACACCGACATCGCGGCGCACCTGCCGCAGGACGTCGCCGACAGCGTGCTGGTGGAGCTGGGCGATGCCCTCGGGGCCGCAGACTAA
- a CDS encoding acetyl-CoA carboxylase biotin carboxyl carrier protein subunit, translating to MEICAPFAGIVRYHVAEGDTVDAGASVATVEATKLEIPVVSPAPGIVSRVLVPDFSTVAGGDRLAEIGERP from the coding sequence ATGGAAATTTGTGCGCCCTTCGCGGGCATCGTCCGCTACCACGTGGCGGAAGGGGACACGGTTGACGCCGGCGCCTCTGTCGCGACGGTGGAGGCGACCAAGCTGGAGATTCCGGTGGTCAGCCCGGCGCCGGGCATCGTGAGCCGGGTGCTGGTTCCGGATTTTTCAACCGTGGCCGGCGGTGACCGCCTGGCCGAGATTGGAGAGCGTCCATGA
- a CDS encoding thiamine-phosphate kinase — protein MNLTPTLADVGEHEIIGEIIAAAPSALNGDDAAVMFPAAPNTRTVAATDMMVEGRHFRRDWSTPNEIGQKAILENFADVESMGARPIAALLAISAPADTPVEFVRGIAEGIAQRCEPYNAELVGGDLTQGMQVTVTVTAIGHLGGDRPAMALDRARPGQQLVAHGKSGWSAAGLALLERFGRELPAELAHLHPLIDAHCCPWLDPSRGMIARAAGATAMTDISDSLIRDVGTIAARSRVNIDLDSAAIAPHELLVEAGNVLGVDPWRWVLTGGEDHTLVGTTAKEAPSGFRVIGSVNKGAAATVDGKESAYDAGWEAF, from the coding sequence GTGAACTTAACCCCGACTCTGGCCGATGTGGGCGAACACGAGATCATCGGCGAGATCATCGCGGCCGCGCCCAGCGCACTCAACGGCGACGACGCGGCGGTGATGTTTCCGGCCGCCCCCAACACGCGCACCGTCGCGGCGACGGACATGATGGTCGAAGGCCGCCACTTCCGGCGCGATTGGTCAACGCCCAACGAGATTGGGCAGAAGGCCATCTTAGAAAACTTCGCCGACGTCGAATCCATGGGAGCTCGTCCCATCGCGGCCCTGCTGGCCATCAGCGCCCCGGCGGATACCCCGGTGGAATTCGTGCGGGGGATTGCGGAGGGCATCGCGCAGCGCTGCGAACCTTATAACGCCGAGCTGGTGGGCGGCGATCTCACCCAGGGTATGCAGGTGACCGTCACGGTCACCGCCATCGGGCACCTGGGCGGGGATAGGCCCGCGATGGCCCTGGACCGCGCCCGGCCCGGCCAGCAGTTGGTCGCGCACGGCAAGAGCGGCTGGTCGGCCGCCGGGCTGGCCTTGCTCGAGCGGTTCGGCCGCGAGCTGCCCGCCGAGCTGGCCCACCTGCACCCGCTTATCGATGCCCATTGCTGCCCCTGGCTGGATCCCAGCCGGGGGATGATCGCGCGGGCGGCGGGCGCGACCGCCATGACGGATATTTCCGATTCGCTCATCCGCGACGTCGGCACCATCGCGGCGCGCTCCCGGGTCAACATCGACTTGGACTCGGCCGCCATCGCCCCGCACGAGCTGCTGGTCGAGGCCGGCAACGTCCTGGGCGTCGACCCGTGGCGCTGGGTGCTGACCGGCGGCGAGGACCACACCCTGGTGGGCACGACAGCGAAAGAGGCGCCGTCGGGATTTAGGGTCATCGGCAGCGTCAACAAGGGCGCGGCGGCTACGGTGGATGGGAAAGAATCCGCCTACGATGCCGGCTGGGAGGCCTTCTAA
- a CDS encoding D-alanine--D-alanine ligase family protein — protein sequence MSSRKIRVAVVYGGRSTEHSVSCISAGAVMSHLPHDKYEVVPVGITRQGLWTPGTTEGLQLEGGVLPEVAAGDELSLSLTPSSRGRFVNVTRGEVYADVDVIFPVLHGPFGEDGTIQGLFEMSSVPYVGTGVLSSATGMDKEFTKKLMVAEGLPVTPEVILRDRSELTEEEKAVLSLPVFVKPARGGSSIGISKVTDWAQLPEAVRLARESDQKVIVEKEIVGSEVEVGVLQYPDGTLLASEPALLNGTGDSKEGFYGFETKYLDNVVSATIPAPFEPAVIDQLKELALETFQALDCKGLSRVDFFVTDQGPVLNEINTMPGFTPISMYPQVLAASGVDYETLLDTLIETALADAAEAAD from the coding sequence ATGAGTTCCCGAAAGATCCGCGTGGCGGTCGTCTACGGTGGCCGCAGCACTGAACACTCCGTGTCCTGTATCTCCGCCGGGGCGGTGATGAGCCACCTCCCGCACGACAAATACGAGGTTGTGCCCGTCGGCATTACCCGTCAGGGCCTGTGGACCCCGGGGACCACCGAGGGCCTGCAGCTGGAAGGCGGCGTCCTGCCGGAGGTTGCCGCCGGCGACGAGCTCTCGCTGTCGCTGACCCCCAGCTCCCGCGGGCGCTTCGTCAACGTCACCCGCGGCGAGGTCTACGCCGACGTCGACGTCATCTTCCCGGTCCTGCACGGCCCGTTCGGCGAGGACGGGACCATCCAGGGCCTGTTCGAGATGTCCTCGGTGCCCTACGTGGGCACCGGGGTGCTGTCCTCGGCCACGGGCATGGACAAGGAGTTCACCAAGAAGCTCATGGTCGCCGAAGGCCTGCCGGTCACCCCGGAGGTCATCCTCCGCGACCGTTCCGAGCTGACCGAGGAGGAAAAAGCCGTGCTGAGCCTGCCGGTCTTCGTCAAGCCCGCGCGCGGAGGGTCCTCGATCGGCATCTCCAAGGTCACCGACTGGGCGCAGCTGCCCGAGGCCGTCCGCCTGGCCCGCGAGTCCGACCAGAAGGTCATCGTGGAAAAGGAAATCGTCGGCTCCGAGGTCGAGGTCGGCGTCCTGCAGTACCCGGACGGTACTCTGCTGGCGTCTGAGCCGGCGCTGCTCAACGGCACCGGCGACTCGAAGGAAGGCTTCTACGGCTTCGAGACCAAGTACCTGGACAACGTCGTCTCCGCCACCATCCCGGCCCCGTTCGAACCGGCGGTCATCGACCAGCTCAAGGAGCTGGCCCTGGAGACCTTCCAGGCCCTAGACTGCAAGGGGCTGTCCCGCGTGGACTTCTTCGTCACCGACCAAGGCCCGGTCCTCAACGAGATCAACACCATGCCGGGCTTTACCCCGATCTCGATGTACCCGCAGGTACTCGCCGCCAGCGGCGTCGACTACGAGACCCTGCTCGACACGCTCATCGAAACCGCGCTAGCGGACGCGGCCGAAGCGGCGGATTAG
- a CDS encoding uracil-DNA glycosylase — protein sequence MSDIPTCTPTYHPSWEEVLGPVLDEHWPQIQSLLDAGPFLPAAENLFRAFWQPRDQVRVLILGQDPYPTPGHPMGLAFSTQPGIKPPKSLINIYKELHDDLGVEPPADGDLSTWNEQGVMLLNRVLSVAPGQAGSHRGHGWEAVTEAAIRSLDSEQLVAILWGRDAQKCASFIPRAHKLEAPHPSPLSAHRGFFGSRPFSQANEYLRAAGAREVDWRL from the coding sequence ATGAGCGATATCCCCACGTGCACGCCGACCTACCACCCGTCCTGGGAGGAGGTGCTGGGCCCCGTGCTGGACGAACACTGGCCGCAGATCCAGTCCCTGCTGGACGCCGGGCCTTTCCTGCCCGCCGCCGAGAACCTCTTCCGCGCCTTCTGGCAGCCGCGCGACCAGGTGCGCGTCCTCATCCTGGGCCAGGACCCGTACCCGACCCCGGGGCACCCGATGGGCCTGGCGTTTTCTACCCAGCCGGGGATCAAGCCGCCGAAGTCGCTGATCAATATCTACAAGGAGCTCCACGACGACCTAGGCGTAGAACCGCCCGCCGACGGCGACCTGTCGACCTGGAACGAACAGGGGGTCATGCTGCTCAACCGCGTGCTGAGCGTGGCGCCGGGACAGGCGGGTTCCCACCGCGGCCACGGCTGGGAGGCGGTCACGGAGGCCGCCATCCGCAGCCTGGACTCCGAGCAGCTCGTGGCCATCCTGTGGGGTCGGGACGCGCAGAAGTGCGCCAGCTTTATCCCGCGCGCCCACAAGCTGGAGGCCCCGCACCCGTCGCCGCTGTCGGCGCACCGCGGGTTCTTCGGGTCGCGGCCGTTTTCTCAGGCGAACGAGTACCTTCGGGCGGCTGGCGCGCGCGAAGTGGACTGGCGCTTGTAA
- the coaD gene encoding pantetheine-phosphate adenylyltransferase, producing MTKAVCPGSFDPMTLGHLDIFTRANQLFDEVTVLVTGNPDKPSGLFSIEERMELIRQSVPADIMVDRWGGLLVDYTSEHGIDCLVKGLRSSLDYEYELPMAQMNRRLTGIDTMFLLTDEKYGYISSSLCKQVAKFGGDVQGMFPEAVACAVMDKYHA from the coding sequence ATGACGAAGGCCGTGTGCCCGGGTTCTTTTGACCCGATGACCTTGGGGCATCTTGACATCTTTACCCGGGCTAACCAGCTGTTCGACGAGGTCACCGTGCTTGTGACCGGCAACCCGGACAAGCCGTCGGGTCTGTTTAGCATCGAGGAGCGCATGGAGCTCATCCGCCAGAGCGTGCCCGCCGACATCATGGTCGATCGCTGGGGCGGTCTGCTGGTTGACTACACCAGCGAGCACGGCATCGATTGCTTGGTCAAGGGCCTGCGCTCCTCTCTGGACTACGAGTACGAGCTGCCGATGGCGCAGATGAACCGGCGGCTGACCGGGATTGACACCATGTTCTTGCTCACCGATGAGAAATACGGGTATATCTCGTCCTCCCTGTGCAAGCAGGTCGCGAAGTTCGGCGGCGACGTGCAGGGCATGTTCCCCGAGGCGGTTGCCTGCGCGGTCATGGACAAGTACCACGCATGA
- a CDS encoding DAK2 domain-containing protein, producing the protein MSFLGSLDAAGLRGWASRATGELSRRRAEINALNVFPVPDSDTGSNMAYTMEAALREADQHAQAGLGGVAQALAVGSVRGARGNSGLVLSQVLRGVAETVHDGPLDGQVLADALTLAVRLVSRAIAQPVEGTVVTVLRAAAEAAEDAAEDDPYLEPVAQAAVEAARIALQNTPSLLPELATAGVVDAGGAGLVVLLESLLSTDTQPAPSAAPAEEGDWLEVMFFFRGDVDELQARLDAMGNCLVVAPAADDAATVHLHTTVAGPVIEEAFATGQVSDLRLEVLPAPSEPAAGSEQVRRVIAAAPDGAVAKLFAAAGVDVVAPGQSAGETQDNDIFLTNGTESETGRCQVVPTESFVAGLAALSVYEPGNPDTAAMAQAMQEVADSMRVEILDEETPEAVEEAGRRLLAAGGEQVTVLSAHLIDSVELGERLGAEVAALQVPGIATEVGVE; encoded by the coding sequence ATGTCTTTTCTAGGGTCCTTAGATGCGGCCGGGCTGCGCGGGTGGGCCAGCCGGGCCACCGGCGAACTCTCGCGCCGGCGCGCGGAGATCAACGCGCTGAACGTCTTCCCAGTGCCGGACTCTGACACCGGCTCCAACATGGCCTACACCATGGAGGCCGCGCTGCGCGAAGCCGACCAGCACGCGCAGGCGGGCCTGGGTGGGGTGGCCCAGGCGCTCGCCGTCGGATCGGTGCGCGGGGCCCGCGGTAACTCCGGGCTGGTGCTCTCCCAGGTGCTGCGCGGGGTAGCGGAGACCGTCCACGACGGCCCGCTGGACGGCCAAGTGCTCGCCGATGCCCTGACGCTAGCGGTCCGGCTCGTCAGCCGCGCCATCGCGCAGCCGGTGGAGGGCACCGTGGTCACGGTCCTGCGCGCGGCCGCGGAGGCCGCCGAGGACGCGGCCGAGGACGACCCGTACTTAGAGCCGGTGGCGCAGGCGGCGGTGGAGGCGGCGCGCATCGCTTTGCAGAACACGCCCTCGCTGCTGCCGGAGCTGGCCACGGCCGGCGTCGTGGACGCGGGCGGGGCGGGCCTGGTCGTGCTCCTCGAGTCCTTGCTGTCCACCGACACCCAGCCCGCCCCGTCTGCCGCGCCGGCGGAGGAGGGCGACTGGCTGGAGGTCATGTTCTTCTTCCGCGGCGACGTTGACGAGCTCCAGGCCCGCCTGGACGCGATGGGCAACTGCCTGGTCGTCGCCCCCGCGGCCGACGATGCCGCCACCGTCCACCTGCACACCACCGTCGCCGGCCCGGTCATCGAAGAGGCCTTCGCAACCGGCCAGGTCAGCGACCTGCGCCTGGAGGTCCTGCCGGCCCCGTCGGAGCCTGCGGCAGGCAGCGAGCAGGTGCGCCGAGTCATCGCGGCCGCCCCGGACGGCGCGGTGGCCAAGCTCTTTGCCGCCGCCGGCGTGGACGTCGTCGCCCCAGGGCAGAGTGCGGGCGAGACGCAGGACAACGATATTTTCCTCACCAACGGCACCGAGTCCGAGACCGGCCGCTGCCAGGTGGTGCCGACGGAATCCTTCGTCGCCGGCCTGGCCGCGCTGAGCGTCTACGAGCCCGGCAACCCGGACACCGCCGCCATGGCGCAGGCCATGCAGGAGGTCGCCGACTCCATGCGCGTCGAGATCCTAGATGAGGAGACCCCCGAGGCCGTCGAGGAAGCCGGCCGCCGGCTGCTGGCCGCGGGCGGGGAACAGGTCACCGTCCTGTCCGCCCACCTGATCGACTCGGTGGAGCTGGGGGAAAGGCTCGGCGCCGAGGTCGCGGCTCTCCAGGTGCCCGGGATCGCCACGGAAGTTGGGGTAGAGTAG
- the rsmD gene encoding 16S rRNA (guanine(966)-N(2))-methyltransferase RsmD — translation MTRIIAGQARGRTIVVPDSGTRPTADRAREGLFSSLNARWGFAGSRVLDLFAGSGALGLEAASRGAEEVVLVDEATLACRAMEHNVGVVGHPRVTIRQQKASAYLAGAPRGFFDMVLADPPYAFDAVDELIAAIEPALADDAIVVIERHVDSPHTEWPADFEPTGQKLKKRTFGIARMDMALYHRAS, via the coding sequence ATGACGCGGATCATCGCTGGACAAGCCCGGGGACGCACCATCGTGGTGCCGGATAGCGGGACCCGCCCGACCGCCGACCGCGCCCGGGAGGGACTGTTTTCCTCCCTTAACGCCCGCTGGGGCTTTGCCGGTTCCCGCGTGCTGGACCTGTTCGCCGGCTCCGGGGCACTGGGGCTGGAGGCCGCCAGCCGCGGCGCCGAGGAGGTCGTCCTCGTCGACGAAGCCACGCTCGCCTGCCGCGCCATGGAACACAACGTCGGCGTCGTCGGGCACCCGCGGGTGACCATCCGGCAGCAGAAGGCCTCGGCCTACCTGGCGGGCGCCCCGCGCGGATTCTTCGACATGGTCCTAGCGGACCCGCCCTATGCCTTCGATGCCGTCGACGAGCTCATCGCCGCCATAGAGCCGGCGCTGGCCGACGATGCCATCGTCGTCATCGAGCGCCACGTCGACTCCCCGCACACCGAGTGGCCCGCCGACTTCGAGCCGACCGGCCAGAAGCTGAAGAAGCGTACCTTTGGTATTGCGCGGATGGACATGGCGCTGTACCACCGCGCCTCCTAG
- a CDS encoding TSUP family transporter — translation MMLLALFAVVLLGSCMQRVSGMGLGLIGGPVLMLLMGPVEGILVINVLACINAALTTVSVRRDVDWKVFAQIAAVMVLGSIPAGFLVARTDTAPLLVIVGGALLVALGVVTFGRRFVPPMQGTGPAVSAGILGGFTNTLAGIAGPVITVYAQAARWPQEMYTATLQPIFMVGGFISVTVKILVGAGGFDGVSGWLWPVGLIAMLLGISTGTALTRRVPRGAAHKFSLFIASVGAASAVVRGLTSL, via the coding sequence ATGATGCTGCTGGCCCTTTTCGCCGTCGTCCTTTTAGGCTCCTGCATGCAGCGGGTCTCCGGGATGGGGCTGGGGCTTATCGGCGGGCCCGTGCTCATGCTGCTGATGGGGCCGGTCGAGGGCATCCTGGTCATCAACGTGCTGGCATGTATCAACGCCGCGCTAACGACGGTGTCCGTGCGCCGCGACGTGGACTGGAAGGTCTTCGCCCAGATTGCGGCGGTGATGGTGCTCGGCTCCATCCCGGCTGGTTTCCTAGTGGCGCGCACGGACACGGCGCCGCTGCTGGTCATCGTCGGCGGCGCGCTGCTTGTCGCGCTGGGCGTGGTGACCTTCGGCAGGCGCTTCGTGCCGCCGATGCAGGGCACCGGCCCCGCCGTCTCCGCCGGCATCCTGGGCGGGTTTACCAACACGCTGGCCGGTATCGCGGGCCCCGTCATCACGGTCTACGCCCAGGCCGCGCGCTGGCCGCAGGAGATGTATACCGCCACGCTGCAGCCGATCTTCATGGTGGGCGGGTTCATCTCCGTCACGGTCAAGATACTGGTTGGTGCCGGCGGCTTCGACGGGGTGAGCGGCTGGCTGTGGCCGGTGGGCCTTATAGCGATGCTGCTGGGCATTAGCACCGGCACCGCACTGACGCGCCGCGTCCCCCGCGGGGCGGCGCACAAGTTCTCGCTCTTCATCGCCTCGGTCGGCGCCGCGAGCGCCGTGGTCCGCGGCCTCACCAGCCTTTAA